A portion of the Sulfurospirillum diekertiae genome contains these proteins:
- a CDS encoding ABC transporter substrate-binding protein — MKILWLVALLISSHLYALEIEDQNGNKIIFDKPFKRVISLYPAHTDLIDDLGAGALLIGVSIDLDNPDKFKDIPTYSYYDNAEKFISAKPDLILIRPMIANKFKGMIDLLKSRGIEVVSLQPSTYQELPTYWNKIGKLVGKEEASTRYVESFENEVAKIKAKVASIPSENKKGLFFETRHKDFLTTSPGSMPYTIIEILGVKNIAKDAKSIRNGSTVAPYEIEKILSHAQDIDVYIAQNGAMNRVSEEDIYNTPGFKAINAIKNKHVYLIPEEIVSRPTKKLLDGMWALGQIIYPNYFKERI, encoded by the coding sequence ATGAAAATATTATGGTTAGTGGCTTTGCTGATATCAAGCCATCTTTATGCGCTAGAAATTGAAGATCAGAATGGAAACAAAATTATTTTTGACAAACCTTTTAAACGTGTTATCTCTTTATATCCTGCACATACAGATCTTATCGATGATTTAGGAGCAGGAGCATTATTAATAGGTGTTTCTATTGATTTAGATAATCCTGATAAATTCAAAGATATACCTACGTACTCCTATTATGATAATGCAGAAAAGTTCATTAGTGCAAAGCCTGATCTTATCTTGATTCGACCAATGATTGCCAATAAATTCAAAGGTATGATAGACCTTTTAAAATCACGAGGAATTGAAGTTGTTTCACTCCAACCTTCAACCTACCAAGAGTTACCAACGTATTGGAATAAGATTGGAAAATTAGTAGGAAAAGAAGAAGCTTCCACTCGATATGTAGAATCTTTTGAGAATGAAGTTGCAAAGATTAAAGCTAAGGTAGCTTCCATTCCTAGTGAAAATAAAAAAGGACTTTTCTTTGAAACGCGTCATAAAGATTTTTTGACAACCAGTCCTGGAAGTATGCCTTATACAATCATTGAGATTTTAGGTGTAAAAAATATTGCGAAAGATGCTAAATCAATCAGAAATGGTTCCACTGTTGCGCCCTATGAGATTGAAAAAATTCTTTCTCATGCGCAGGATATTGATGTTTATATCGCACAGAATGGAGCGATGAACCGTGTTAGTGAAGAAGATATTTATAATACACCTGGTTTTAAAGCAATTAATGCCATCAAAAATAAACACGTCTATTTAATTCCTGAAGAGATCGTTTCAAGGCCCACAAAAAAATTGCTTGACGGAATGTGGGCACTCGGTCAGATTATCTATCCCAATTATTTTAAAGAAAGGATTTAA
- a CDS encoding sirohydrochlorin cobaltochelatase, whose protein sequence is MKKTIMLISMMMIVFIFNGFTLFQNKDKKAILFVNFGTTYNDTRVATIDTLQKKIADTYKDYDVRLAYTSRQIIRKLSERDGIRIDTPEEALKKLKADGYGTVIVQATHIINGEEADYLKREVASLKDDFYVIKLGHPLLTHIKDYELTMKALQLQYSELKADEAVVLIGHGTHHPSTSAYAMIDYFFQDASQNVYFGTVEGFPSYDNVLTRLKKNGIRTVTLMPFLFVAGDHANNDIAGDEEDSWKSMLLKEGFNVNVYLHGLGENEAIQQIFIEHIEHAITNKEIDMKRKKAGYALGK, encoded by the coding sequence ATGAAAAAAACTATAATGCTGATCTCTATGATGATGATAGTGTTTATATTTAATGGGTTTACGCTGTTTCAAAACAAAGACAAAAAAGCGATTCTTTTTGTTAATTTTGGAACGACATATAATGATACAAGAGTCGCTACAATTGATACGTTGCAGAAAAAAATAGCAGATACCTATAAAGACTATGATGTTAGATTGGCGTATACATCAAGACAAATCATTCGAAAACTCAGTGAGCGTGATGGTATTCGAATCGATACGCCCGAAGAGGCTCTTAAAAAGTTAAAAGCTGATGGATACGGTACGGTTATCGTTCAAGCAACGCATATCATTAATGGTGAGGAAGCGGATTATCTTAAACGCGAAGTTGCCTCCCTAAAAGATGATTTCTATGTCATTAAATTAGGTCATCCACTTTTGACGCATATTAAAGATTATGAGTTGACAATGAAGGCGCTTCAGTTGCAATATTCTGAATTAAAGGCAGATGAGGCTGTTGTGCTTATTGGACATGGTACACATCATCCTTCTACCTCTGCGTATGCCATGATTGATTATTTCTTCCAAGACGCATCTCAAAATGTCTATTTTGGAACCGTGGAAGGGTTTCCCTCTTATGACAATGTTCTCACAAGACTTAAGAAAAATGGTATTAGAACAGTAACTTTGATGCCGTTTCTATTTGTAGCAGGCGATCATGCAAACAATGATATTGCCGGTGACGAAGAAGATTCTTGGAAAAGTATGCTTTTAAAAGAGGGTTTTAACGTCAATGTTTATCTTCATGGCTTAGGTGAAAACGAAGCGATTCAACAGATTTTTATTGAGCATATTGAACATGCAATTACGAATAAAGAAATAGATATGAAACGAAAGAAAGCAGGTTATGCACTTGGCAAGTAA
- the cbiD gene encoding cobalt-precorrin-5B (C(1))-methyltransferase CbiD: MQKYVIHEGKKLRYGFTTGSSAAAATKAACMLLMNAPLKKTVAITLPTNEILHIPIYTAKKEKELAIVTVIKDGGDDADVTSGLEIGARVSFSEERGIHIKGGEGVGVATKKGLPIGVGEPAINPVPQVMIKQSVIEVIDILKQGIEVEIFVPKGEEIAKRTLNYKLGIHGGISILGSTGIVKPMSEEAYKDSLSIELKAMYQQQDTDTFVFTFGNYGRKFATNNLGLVDENIIIISNFVGFMLEKACEFGIKKILFVGNIGKIVKVAGGIFHTHSRVSDARLEIMAANAIKAGEKLDVIQKILKANTTEEAVEMLNRKDTFDIMAQEIREKCETHVRRSGYELEVAALIYSSEQGELARTDNFYVGNHTNA; encoded by the coding sequence ATGCAAAAGTATGTGATTCATGAGGGAAAGAAGCTTCGATACGGTTTTACGACTGGCTCATCCGCTGCAGCTGCTACAAAAGCGGCATGTATGTTATTAATGAATGCGCCTTTAAAAAAAACCGTTGCAATCACTTTACCAACAAATGAAATATTACACATACCTATTTATACGGCAAAGAAAGAAAAAGAGTTGGCAATTGTTACTGTTATTAAAGATGGTGGTGATGATGCAGATGTGACGAGTGGACTAGAAATAGGAGCACGCGTCTCTTTTTCTGAGGAGAGAGGCATTCATATCAAAGGAGGCGAGGGTGTTGGTGTGGCAACTAAAAAAGGCTTACCTATTGGTGTAGGCGAACCCGCTATCAATCCAGTCCCTCAAGTGATGATTAAACAAAGCGTGATTGAGGTGATAGATATTTTAAAGCAAGGGATTGAAGTAGAAATTTTTGTTCCAAAAGGTGAAGAGATTGCCAAGCGAACGCTTAATTATAAATTAGGAATTCACGGGGGTATTTCCATATTGGGATCAACTGGTATCGTTAAACCTATGTCTGAAGAAGCATATAAAGACTCTTTGTCTATTGAGTTAAAAGCAATGTACCAACAGCAAGATACCGATACCTTTGTCTTTACCTTTGGTAATTATGGACGCAAATTTGCCACAAACAATCTTGGATTAGTGGATGAAAATATCATCATTATCAGTAATTTTGTAGGATTTATGTTGGAGAAGGCCTGTGAGTTTGGTATCAAAAAAATACTGTTTGTTGGCAATATCGGAAAGATTGTCAAAGTAGCTGGAGGTATATTTCATACCCATAGTCGCGTATCGGATGCAAGGCTTGAAATTATGGCGGCAAATGCAATAAAAGCAGGAGAAAAACTTGATGTTATTCAAAAAATACTCAAAGCCAATACCACAGAAGAAGCAGTGGAAATGTTAAACAGAAAAGATACGTTTGACATAATGGCACAAGAAATACGAGAAAAGTGCGAAACTCATGTGAGACGTAGTGGATATGAGTTAGAGGTGGCTGCATTGATTTATTCAAGTGAACAGGGAGAATTAGCGCGAACGGATAATTTTTATGTTGGAAATCATACCAATGCTTAA
- a CDS encoding cysteine-rich small domain-containing protein gives MSYKFVQNKACEYFPCHKIEEDTTFNCLFCYCPLYALGEQCGGKFTYTKNGIKSCVECDVVHHKDTGYEYVQAKMHYIIKLAVQK, from the coding sequence ATGAGCTATAAATTTGTACAAAATAAAGCGTGTGAGTATTTTCCTTGTCATAAGATAGAAGAGGACACTACCTTTAATTGTCTTTTTTGCTATTGCCCTTTGTATGCTTTGGGTGAGCAGTGTGGCGGAAAATTTACCTATACAAAAAATGGAATCAAAAGTTGTGTGGAATGTGATGTTGTTCATCATAAAGATACGGGCTATGAATACGTCCAAGCGAAAATGCATTACATCATAAAACTGGCAGTACAGAAATGA
- a CDS encoding histidine phosphatase family protein yields MKTEIYLLRHGETGLNRQKVYFGHLDAAMNELGKECIAHVANNFFGPLDVIISSDLERCAESARIFSRSKKIKVTYDQRLRELDFGVFEGRTYASLMEEFPKEAEQFFSGDYDFVIPKGESVKMLFERTYEAFEEIIANHAGKHILISTHGGAIRAILSRYLAGNKKAYWKFAVEHASLTKLVHEDGFVYLEYLGRGEKIQQLAVSTKMKKGA; encoded by the coding sequence ATGAAAACAGAAATTTACCTTCTTCGCCATGGAGAGACAGGATTAAATAGGCAAAAAGTTTATTTTGGCCATTTAGATGCTGCTATGAATGAGTTAGGCAAAGAATGTATTGCGCATGTGGCAAATAACTTTTTTGGGCCATTAGATGTGATTATTTCTAGTGATTTGGAGCGTTGTGCCGAGTCAGCAAGAATATTTAGTCGCTCAAAAAAGATTAAGGTCACCTATGATCAGCGTTTACGTGAATTGGACTTTGGTGTCTTTGAAGGACGAACCTATGCGTCATTAATGGAAGAGTTTCCCAAAGAAGCTGAGCAGTTTTTTAGTGGCGATTATGATTTTGTGATACCCAAAGGTGAAAGTGTCAAAATGCTTTTTGAACGCACATATGAAGCGTTTGAAGAAATCATAGCAAACCATGCTGGTAAGCATATTCTTATCTCAACACATGGTGGCGCGATAAGGGCAATTCTTTCTCGCTACCTTGCAGGCAATAAAAAAGCTTACTGGAAGTTTGCCGTTGAACATGCTTCTTTGACAAAGCTCGTCCATGAAGATGGCTTTGTGTACCTGGAATACCTAGGAAGAGGAGAGAAAATTCAACAATTAGCCGTGAGTACAAAGATGAAAAAAGGAGCATGA
- a CDS encoding FecCD family ABC transporter permease → MASKTHFLSSDTKFLVWTLGGILLTLSGVIAFAGMGYIDIPFFDVCKIMIGSKENVIGSTEWFVVHDIRLPRILTAILTGVALSLSGLVFQGVLLNPLADPYTLGISSGASFGAALALLLGLSGVMIQGSAFFFAIISLGIVLRLATFEGRIIPVSLILSGVIIGAFFSAGLSFSKYLAGDEIASIFFWLLGSFQGKTWMEVMILLAVVSFGSMVIYFYAEEINILSLGEKNASSMGVDTHRVRLILLVVASLMSSVTVSICGIIGFVGLIIPHMMRFLVGTDNKKLIIVCSLWGGILLSMADNVSRALLPHEVPIGILTALLGAPFFAIVFRNKMRGKKR, encoded by the coding sequence TTGGCAAGTAAAACACATTTTCTATCATCCGACACCAAATTTTTAGTTTGGACGCTTGGTGGAATTTTATTAACGCTTAGTGGCGTGATTGCATTTGCCGGAATGGGATATATCGATATCCCCTTCTTTGATGTCTGTAAAATCATGATAGGCAGTAAAGAAAATGTAATAGGTTCTACGGAGTGGTTTGTCGTGCATGATATACGATTGCCACGTATTTTAACAGCGATTTTAACCGGCGTTGCATTAAGTTTAAGTGGGCTTGTCTTTCAAGGGGTTCTCCTTAACCCTTTGGCAGACCCTTATACTTTAGGTATCTCCTCAGGTGCATCATTTGGTGCCGCATTAGCGTTGTTATTAGGATTGAGTGGCGTGATGATTCAAGGAAGTGCTTTTTTCTTTGCGATAATCAGCCTTGGAATTGTGTTGCGTTTGGCAACGTTTGAAGGGCGCATCATTCCTGTATCGTTGATTCTATCCGGTGTTATCATTGGAGCTTTTTTCTCCGCAGGGCTTAGTTTTTCAAAATACCTAGCAGGGGATGAAATAGCGTCTATTTTCTTTTGGTTATTAGGTAGTTTTCAAGGTAAAACATGGATGGAAGTGATGATTCTTTTGGCTGTTGTTTCCTTTGGCTCTATGGTGATTTACTTTTATGCCGAGGAAATCAATATTTTGTCATTGGGAGAGAAAAATGCTAGCTCAATGGGCGTAGATACACACCGTGTACGTCTTATTTTACTCGTTGTTGCCTCATTGATGTCCTCAGTGACCGTATCTATTTGTGGGATTATCGGTTTTGTGGGATTGATAATCCCTCATATGATGCGATTTTTAGTGGGAACGGACAACAAAAAACTCATCATTGTTTGTTCTTTGTGGGGCGGAATTCTTCTCTCAATGGCTGATAATGTTTCTCGTGCGTTACTTCCACATGAAGTCCCTATTGGGATACTCACAGCGCTTTTAGGTGCACCATTCTTTGCCATAGTTTTTAGAAATAAGATGCGAGGGAAAAAGAGATGA
- the cobS gene encoding adenosylcobinamide-GDP ribazoletransferase yields the protein MNGILLLIQFMTRLPVFSKTTYDPIAIGRAIKFFPFVGLLIGLILCAVFMVINPLIDNKLIVALIIVVVEILLTGGLHLDGLSDSFDGLFSYRDKERILEIMKDSCIGVNGALALIVYVVAKILFLSELGWEYIVFIPVVARLNTVLHAGLGRYAREEGMGKSIVDETSIQGVFFAILSVLVIGFILLGLDALWLVVGALSFGFMSLYYIQKRIDGITGDTMGAVLELTSLVVLFIGVLL from the coding sequence ATGAACGGGATACTGTTATTAATTCAATTTATGACACGCCTTCCTGTATTTAGTAAAACAACCTATGACCCTATTGCGATTGGGCGTGCTATAAAGTTTTTTCCCTTCGTTGGTTTGCTTATCGGTTTAATTTTATGTGCGGTGTTTATGGTCATCAATCCTTTGATTGACAATAAATTAATTGTTGCCTTAATCATTGTTGTAGTTGAGATTTTACTCACGGGAGGGCTTCATCTTGATGGTTTATCGGACAGTTTTGATGGCTTGTTTAGTTACAGAGATAAAGAGCGCATCTTAGAGATTATGAAAGACTCTTGTATCGGGGTCAATGGGGCGTTAGCGCTTATTGTCTATGTGGTTGCCAAAATTTTATTTCTGAGTGAACTTGGCTGGGAATATATCGTTTTTATACCTGTCGTGGCACGTTTAAATACTGTTCTTCATGCAGGCTTAGGAAGGTATGCAAGAGAAGAAGGCATGGGAAAAAGTATTGTGGATGAAACGAGTATCCAAGGCGTATTTTTTGCCATTTTGAGTGTCTTAGTCATAGGCTTTATCCTCCTAGGTTTAGATGCGCTTTGGCTTGTTGTGGGTGCTTTGAGTTTTGGTTTTATGAGCCTTTATTATATTCAAAAGCGCATTGATGGCATCACAGGTGACACGATGGGAGCAGTATTAGAATTAACATCTTTAGTTGTGTTATTTATAGGAGTACTTTTATGA
- a CDS encoding ABC transporter ATP-binding protein has product MSALHVKNLGYKSGSTSILENINLSLEVGKFYGILGPNGSGKTTLLDCLAGLVPKSHGEIEIFNVPCHTYSRKEFAQQIALVPQNFDISFPYKVQEILEMGRYPFKKRMHGLSAKEYALIDQIKDVFELNFLVDKEVTNLSGGEKQRVAFAKALIQDTPILFLDESTSNMDPYFAHFVLKEVQKRTKNEQKTVLAVFHDMNLASRYCDEIIMLKDGGLLEMGTTKKVLTPINIKRLFGIESIAVHDNDKSYIIPV; this is encoded by the coding sequence ATGAGTGCTTTACATGTAAAGAATCTTGGCTATAAAAGTGGGTCTACTTCTATCTTAGAAAACATCAACTTGAGCCTTGAGGTGGGAAAATTCTATGGAATTTTGGGGCCTAATGGCAGTGGTAAAACAACACTATTGGATTGTTTGGCTGGTTTAGTACCAAAATCACATGGTGAGATTGAAATATTTAATGTGCCTTGTCATACCTATTCTCGTAAAGAGTTCGCCCAACAAATAGCACTTGTTCCTCAAAATTTTGATATTTCCTTTCCCTATAAGGTTCAGGAAATCTTAGAAATGGGACGTTATCCCTTTAAAAAAAGAATGCATGGGCTTTCAGCAAAAGAGTATGCCTTAATTGATCAGATTAAGGATGTTTTTGAATTGAACTTTTTGGTAGATAAAGAGGTTACAAACCTCAGTGGTGGAGAAAAGCAACGCGTGGCTTTCGCTAAAGCATTAATTCAAGATACGCCTATTTTATTTCTGGATGAATCAACATCAAACATGGATCCTTATTTTGCACATTTTGTTTTAAAAGAGGTGCAAAAACGAACGAAGAATGAACAAAAAACAGTTCTTGCGGTCTTTCACGATATGAATCTTGCCTCACGTTATTGTGACGAGATCATCATGCTTAAAGATGGAGGACTTTTAGAAATGGGTACTACAAAAAAAGTATTAACACCGATCAATATCAAAAGACTTTTTGGTATCGAAAGTATTGCCGTTCATGATAACGACAAGAGCTATATTATTCCAGTTTAA
- the cobT gene encoding nicotinate-nucleotide--dimethylbenzimidazole phosphoribosyltransferase, giving the protein MMHLLEETLLAITGVNEENQKNQKEYIATLLKTPDGLGKLEKMNIQLSGIEKEYRVKKKAVVVMAADNGVEEEGVSASKRVITQYVVEAMVAGEASISSLCKSLGSELFVIDLGIDSTRVFKGAITHKIMPTGTYNIRKGPAMSREQAIEAIEVGIDIVRELVEKDYNLFAVGEMGIGNTTTSSACLKALTNLPLVELVGYGSGIDERTLGLKIAVVEDAVRINKPDVNDPIDIIQKLGGLDIAAMTGVYLGAARYKVPIVLDGLISGVSALLAYRMNAHARDYMIPSHISEEPGAKWIMEALCFNPMLHMNMKLGEGSGAVLVFPLVEAASNLTRDIRVYPEV; this is encoded by the coding sequence ATGATGCATCTATTAGAAGAGACTTTACTTGCTATAACCGGAGTAAATGAAGAAAACCAAAAAAACCAAAAAGAATATATTGCGACATTATTGAAGACGCCTGATGGGCTTGGTAAATTAGAAAAGATGAATATTCAACTGAGTGGAATAGAAAAAGAGTACCGCGTTAAGAAAAAAGCAGTCGTCGTGATGGCTGCAGATAATGGTGTTGAAGAAGAGGGCGTGAGTGCTTCTAAGCGTGTGATAACACAATATGTCGTTGAAGCGATGGTTGCGGGGGAAGCGTCTATTAGTTCACTGTGCAAATCATTGGGCAGTGAACTTTTTGTGATTGATCTTGGCATTGATTCGACACGTGTTTTCAAAGGGGCAATTACGCATAAAATTATGCCTACAGGGACATATAACATTCGAAAAGGCCCAGCAATGAGCCGTGAACAGGCCATTGAAGCTATTGAAGTTGGTATTGATATCGTTCGTGAACTCGTAGAAAAAGATTACAACCTTTTTGCTGTGGGTGAAATGGGTATTGGCAATACAACAACTAGTAGTGCCTGCTTAAAAGCCTTAACGAATCTTCCGTTAGTTGAACTTGTGGGATATGGCAGTGGTATTGATGAGCGAACATTAGGATTGAAAATAGCCGTTGTAGAGGATGCCGTTCGTATCAATAAGCCTGATGTGAATGACCCTATCGACATCATCCAAAAATTGGGTGGTCTTGATATCGCCGCCATGACGGGGGTCTATTTGGGTGCGGCTAGGTATAAAGTACCTATTGTTTTAGATGGCCTTATCTCAGGCGTTTCTGCCTTGCTTGCATACCGCATGAACGCGCATGCAAGAGATTACATGATTCCTTCTCACATCAGTGAAGAGCCTGGTGCAAAGTGGATAATGGAAGCACTTTGCTTTAATCCGATGCTTCATATGAACATGAAACTTGGTGAAGGTAGTGGTGCGGTACTCGTGTTTCCTTTGGTTGAAGCGGCTAGTAATCTAACACGCGATATTCGTGTCTACCCAGAGGTATAA
- a CDS encoding cobyric acid synthase, whose amino-acid sequence MKHKNLMVYGTGSDVGKSVIVAGLCRILKQDGVRVCPFKSQNMALNSYITKDGKEMGRAQVVQAEAAGLEPDVMMNPILLKPSTDRKAQVILHGKALRNMDAREYFTNRGAMKIEVMKAYNKIRENYDVSIIEGAGSPAEINLKVDDLVNTGMAEMADAPAVLVADIDKGGVFASIYGTIKLLEKHESARIKGVIINKFRGDVTLLEPGLRMIEEKINIPVLGVIPYIQLGIEEEDGFGDRHLEKKARGAIDIAVIVPKRISNFTDMDALLRHSDVTVRYVRKVHEIENPDVIILPGSKNTIEDMLDLQQRGMAEAVIKHAKNGVIIFGICGGFQMLGQKIQDEFGIESSIQEITGLGLLDIETTMLKEKTTTQFEGLLSCNTGFLQGMTKCRIKGYEIHQGITYGNEANLFEGTEALLGAIRDNVIGTYIHGVFDNSDFTTEFLNRIREKKGITKVDEVFDYDAYKQGEYDKLALLLRENLDMRAIYNIIGVE is encoded by the coding sequence ATGAAACATAAAAATTTAATGGTTTACGGTACAGGTTCGGATGTTGGTAAGAGCGTTATTGTGGCAGGATTATGCCGTATTCTTAAGCAAGATGGTGTGCGAGTTTGCCCTTTTAAATCTCAAAATATGGCCTTAAATTCTTATATCACCAAAGATGGAAAAGAGATGGGACGTGCCCAAGTGGTGCAAGCAGAAGCCGCAGGGCTGGAGCCTGATGTGATGATGAATCCTATATTGCTGAAACCTTCAACAGACCGCAAGGCACAAGTCATCTTGCATGGAAAAGCTTTACGCAATATGGATGCTCGAGAGTATTTCACCAATCGTGGTGCTATGAAAATAGAGGTTATGAAGGCTTATAACAAGATACGCGAAAACTATGATGTATCTATTATCGAAGGAGCTGGAAGTCCTGCTGAGATTAATTTGAAAGTAGATGACTTGGTCAATACCGGTATGGCAGAAATGGCTGATGCGCCAGCTGTTTTGGTTGCAGACATTGATAAAGGAGGCGTTTTTGCCTCAATATATGGAACGATAAAACTTTTGGAAAAACATGAAAGTGCTCGTATCAAAGGGGTTATTATCAATAAGTTTCGTGGTGATGTAACCTTACTTGAACCAGGGCTTCGTATGATTGAAGAAAAAATCAATATTCCTGTTCTTGGCGTTATCCCTTATATACAACTGGGTATTGAAGAAGAAGATGGTTTTGGTGATAGGCATTTAGAAAAAAAAGCACGTGGGGCAATTGATATCGCCGTTATTGTACCTAAGCGCATTTCAAATTTTACCGACATGGATGCCCTTTTGAGACACAGTGATGTAACCGTGCGTTATGTTCGAAAAGTACATGAGATTGAAAATCCAGATGTTATTATCTTGCCAGGGTCAAAAAACACTATCGAGGATATGCTGGATCTTCAACAAAGAGGCATGGCCGAAGCGGTGATTAAACATGCAAAAAATGGGGTGATTATCTTTGGTATTTGTGGTGGATTTCAGATGTTAGGTCAAAAAATTCAAGATGAATTTGGAATTGAATCTTCCATTCAAGAAATAACCGGACTGGGTCTTTTAGATATCGAAACAACGATGTTAAAAGAAAAGACAACGACGCAATTTGAAGGCTTACTCAGTTGTAATACAGGTTTTCTTCAAGGAATGACTAAATGCCGTATCAAAGGATATGAAATCCATCAAGGCATCACGTATGGCAATGAAGCCAATTTATTTGAAGGTACTGAGGCATTACTCGGGGCAATACGGGACAATGTTATAGGAACCTATATCCATGGGGTGTTTGATAATTCTGACTTTACCACTGAATTTTTAAATCGTATTCGTGAGAAAAAAGGCATTACAAAAGTCGATGAAGTCTTTGACTATGACGCTTATAAACAAGGTGAGTACGACAAGTTGGCTTTATTGTTACGTGAAAATCTAGATATGAGAGCTATTTACAACATTATAGGAGTTGAATGA
- a CDS encoding precorrin-8X methylmutase translates to MSYERRPMSIEQKSFEIITQEMGSAIDAFDATLQPVVKRVIHTTADFEYTDLLDFSDDAVQSTFDALKSGCKIYCDTNMIVNGLSKVALGKFSCKPYCLVSDEDVSKEAKERGVTRSIVGMEHAAKDPETKIFLIGNAPTALYTLLEMIKSGDCAKPSLIVAVPVGFVGAAESKEEVLKYDVPYIRVRGRKGGSTVAVAILHGLIYQIFQREGI, encoded by the coding sequence ATGTCGTATGAAAGACGGCCAATGAGTATTGAACAAAAGAGTTTTGAGATTATTACCCAAGAGATGGGAAGTGCTATTGATGCCTTTGATGCTACGTTGCAACCTGTTGTTAAACGTGTCATTCATACCACGGCTGATTTTGAGTATACCGATCTTTTAGATTTTTCTGATGATGCAGTCCAGAGTACGTTTGATGCCCTCAAAAGTGGATGTAAAATCTATTGTGATACCAATATGATTGTTAATGGCCTCAGTAAAGTTGCCTTAGGGAAATTTTCTTGCAAACCGTACTGCCTTGTGAGTGATGAAGATGTCAGTAAAGAAGCTAAAGAACGTGGTGTTACAAGATCAATTGTAGGCATGGAACATGCGGCAAAAGATCCAGAAACTAAAATATTTTTAATCGGCAATGCCCCAACAGCACTTTATACTCTATTGGAGATGATTAAATCAGGTGATTGTGCAAAACCTTCCCTTATCGTCGCTGTACCTGTTGGATTTGTGGGAGCGGCTGAATCTAAAGAAGAAGTTCTAAAATATGATGTTCCTTATATTCGAGTAAGAGGTAGAAAAGGTGGAAGTACGGTTGCCGTTGCTATTTTACACGGTCTTATCTACCAAATTTTTCAAAGAGAAGGCATCTAA